In a genomic window of Pseudomonas putida:
- a CDS encoding GTPase/DUF3482 domain-containing protein — MTKPLKLAVVGHTNVGKTSLLRTLTRDVGFGEVSHRPSTTRHVEGARLSVDGEPLLDLFDTPGLEDAIALLDYLERLERPGERLDGPARLARFLEGSEARQRFEQEAKVLRQLLTCDAGLYVIDAREPVLAKYRDELEVLAGCGKPLLPVLNFVSSDNHREPAWREALARLGLHALVRFDSVAPPEDGERRLYESLALLLEHARPQLERLIADQQAQRLARQQSAARLIAELLIDCAACRRSVVSDAEQEQQAINELRKAVRQREQRCVEALLKLYAFRPQDAAASDLPLLDGRWGDDLFNPETLKQLGVRVGGGIAAGAAAGAGVDLLVGGITLGAAALAGAIAGGALQTARTYGSRLLGKIKGQRELTVDDNVLRLLALRQRQLLQALEARGHAAMDSIQVATPQDKTWREGKLPEALSKARAHPQWSSLNAHAKLSQSERQEQIEALAQQL, encoded by the coding sequence ATGACTAAGCCACTCAAGCTCGCCGTAGTCGGTCATACCAACGTCGGAAAAACCTCGTTGCTGCGCACCCTGACCCGTGACGTAGGCTTCGGCGAAGTCTCCCACCGCCCCAGCACCACGCGGCATGTAGAGGGCGCTCGTTTATCCGTGGACGGCGAACCTCTGCTCGACCTGTTCGATACCCCCGGCCTTGAAGACGCCATCGCCCTGCTCGATTACCTCGAACGCCTGGAGCGACCCGGCGAACGCTTGGACGGCCCGGCACGACTGGCTCGTTTTCTTGAAGGCAGCGAAGCACGGCAGCGTTTCGAACAGGAAGCCAAGGTGCTTCGGCAACTGCTGACCTGCGATGCCGGCCTTTACGTGATCGATGCCCGCGAACCGGTGCTGGCCAAGTACCGAGACGAACTGGAAGTGCTGGCCGGCTGCGGCAAACCACTGCTGCCGGTACTGAATTTCGTCAGCAGCGACAATCACCGCGAACCGGCGTGGCGTGAGGCGCTCGCGCGTCTGGGCCTGCATGCGCTGGTGCGCTTCGACAGCGTGGCGCCGCCGGAGGATGGGGAGCGCCGACTCTATGAAAGCCTCGCGCTCTTGCTCGAACATGCCCGCCCGCAACTGGAGCGGTTGATTGCCGATCAGCAGGCGCAACGGCTGGCGCGACAGCAAAGTGCAGCGCGGCTGATCGCCGAATTATTGATCGACTGCGCCGCCTGCCGCCGCAGTGTGGTCAGCGATGCCGAGCAGGAACAGCAGGCCATCAACGAACTGCGCAAAGCCGTTCGCCAACGGGAACAGCGCTGCGTCGAAGCCTTGCTCAAGCTCTATGCGTTTCGCCCACAGGATGCGGCGGCCAGTGACTTGCCGCTGCTCGACGGTCGCTGGGGCGATGATCTGTTCAACCCGGAAACCCTCAAGCAATTGGGCGTGCGGGTCGGTGGCGGGATCGCGGCGGGCGCGGCTGCCGGGGCCGGGGTCGACTTGCTGGTGGGTGGCATTACCCTCGGTGCCGCTGCACTGGCCGGGGCTATTGCCGGCGGTGCACTGCAAACCGCACGCACTTATGGCAGTCGTCTGTTGGGCAAGATCAAGGGACAGCGGGAGCTTACGGTGGATGACAATGTGCTGCGGCTGTTGGCGCTGCGCCAGCGGCAACTGCTGCAGGCGCTGGAAGCTCGCGGGCATGCGGCGATGGACAGCATTCAGGTGGCGACGCCTCAGGACAAGACCTGGCGCGAGGGGAAACTGCCGGAAGCCTTGAGCAAGGCGCGGGCGCATCCGCAATGGTCGTCGTTAAATGCCCACGCGAAGCTGAGTCAGTCAGAGCGCCAGGAACAAATCGAAGCGCTGGCACAGCAACTGTAG
- a CDS encoding phosphonate degradation HD-domain oxygenase, with amino-acid sequence MNPNEQAVAKVFALYERFGAADYIGEPVSQIEHMSQAAQCAMAEGFDDEVVLAAFFHDIGHICAEDAENMGGFGVVSHERLGADYLRSAGFSERMARLVEYHVQAKRYLTLREPGYYERLSEASRRTLEYQGGVMTDAEADAFEQDPLCEVSLRMRQWDELAKEMHVPVMDLGLLKEKALRLLAA; translated from the coding sequence ATGAACCCCAACGAACAAGCAGTCGCCAAGGTCTTCGCCCTGTACGAGCGCTTCGGCGCCGCCGATTACATTGGCGAGCCGGTATCGCAGATCGAGCACATGTCCCAGGCCGCGCAGTGCGCGATGGCCGAAGGCTTCGACGACGAAGTGGTGCTCGCGGCGTTCTTCCACGACATCGGGCACATCTGCGCTGAAGATGCGGAAAACATGGGCGGCTTTGGCGTGGTCAGCCATGAGCGGCTGGGCGCCGATTACCTGCGCAGTGCGGGTTTCAGCGAACGCATGGCACGGCTGGTGGAGTACCACGTTCAGGCCAAGCGTTATCTGACGCTCCGAGAGCCGGGGTACTACGAGCGTTTGAGTGAAGCCAGTCGCCGGACCCTGGAGTATCAGGGCGGGGTGATGACCGACGCCGAAGCCGATGCCTTCGAGCAGGATCCGTTGTGCGAAGTGAGTCTGCGCATGCGCCAGTGGGATGAACTGGCCAAGGAGATGCATGTGCCGGTGATGGATTTGGGGCTATTGAAGGAAAAGGCACTGCGGCTATTGGCTGCATAA
- a CDS encoding putative 2-aminoethylphosphonate ABC transporter substrate-binding protein, translating to MFKPMALAAAVLTAFSLNAFAAKTELTVYTALEAEQLKSYKEAFEKANPDVEIKWVRDSTGIITAKLLAEKERPQADAVWGLAASSLAILDQQGMLQSYAPKDLGKIGGNYRDAANPPAWVGMDVWAATICFNTVEAEKQGLTKPVSWQDLTKPEYKGKIVMPNPASSGTGFLDVSAWLQTFGEKQGWQYMDDLHQNIGQYVHSGSKPCKLAAAGEFPIGISFEYPAVQLKRQGAPLDIILPKEGLGWEIEATAVIKGTPHEDAAKKLADFSASPQAMELYKENFAVLAQPGIAKPQTELPADYEQRLIKNDFAWASKNRDEILTEWRKRYDGKSEKVAAK from the coding sequence ATGTTCAAGCCTATGGCCCTGGCCGCTGCTGTCCTCACCGCTTTCAGCCTGAATGCCTTCGCGGCAAAAACCGAGTTGACGGTGTACACCGCTCTCGAAGCCGAACAGCTGAAGTCCTATAAAGAAGCCTTCGAAAAGGCCAACCCGGACGTCGAGATCAAGTGGGTGCGTGATTCCACCGGCATCATCACCGCCAAACTGTTGGCGGAAAAAGAGCGTCCGCAGGCTGATGCCGTCTGGGGCCTGGCGGCTTCGAGCCTGGCGATCCTCGACCAGCAAGGCATGCTGCAAAGCTACGCGCCGAAGGACCTGGGCAAAATCGGCGGCAACTACCGCGACGCCGCCAACCCGCCAGCCTGGGTCGGCATGGACGTCTGGGCCGCGACCATCTGCTTCAACACCGTCGAAGCCGAAAAGCAGGGCCTGACCAAGCCGGTGAGCTGGCAGGACCTGACCAAGCCTGAATACAAAGGCAAGATCGTGATGCCGAACCCGGCCTCGTCCGGCACCGGTTTCCTCGACGTCAGCGCCTGGCTGCAGACCTTCGGCGAGAAGCAGGGCTGGCAGTACATGGACGACCTGCACCAGAACATCGGCCAGTACGTCCACTCCGGTTCCAAGCCGTGCAAGCTGGCGGCGGCGGGTGAATTCCCGATCGGTATTTCCTTCGAATACCCGGCCGTTCAACTCAAGCGCCAGGGCGCGCCGCTGGACATCATCCTGCCGAAGGAAGGCCTGGGTTGGGAGATCGAAGCCACCGCCGTGATCAAAGGCACCCCGCATGAAGACGCAGCGAAGAAACTCGCCGACTTCTCGGCCAGCCCGCAAGCGATGGAGCTGTACAAAGAGAACTTCGCCGTACTCGCACAACCGGGCATCGCCAAGCCACAGACCGAATTGCCAGCCGACTATGAGCAGCGTTTGATCAAGAACGACTTTGCCTGGGCCTCGAAGAATCGCGACGAGATCCTGACCGAATGGCGCAAGCGCTATGACGGCAAGTCCGAGAAAGTGGCGGCCAAGTAA
- a CDS encoding putative 2-aminoethylphosphonate ABC transporter permease subunit, which produces MSANIALPLPRKQMRQVSRAEIGDRIFVVGGKVLLLVLLGVAVLMPLLAIFWRGFSSEAGQGGGWVAAKELVTSENFHWLLGNSLKVSLSVAAIVVPLAYLFAYALQRTLIPGKGIWRGISLLPLMAPSMLPGIALVYLFGNQGMLRGLLSDNIYGFWGIVLGEVIYTFPHALMILLSALSLADARLFDAASSMGASPAKAFRSITWPATRQAVFAAFCLVFTLTITDFGVPVVVGGDYQVLALEAYKAVVGQQQFGRGALIGMVLLLPALFSFGVDAWLRRRHGDSMSGRAQVFKPAPSKLRDGCYLAIVLLICAALMLVFGMAVFSSLVKFWPYNLSLSLNHYQFNDTAGGGWLAYGNSVKMALYTALIGSALIFTGAYLMEKTRGQRGLNLTLRMLSFVPMAVPGLVLGLGYVFFFNLTGNPLHVFYGSMTLLVVCTIAHYLTTAQMTATTALRQLDAEFEAAALSLKAPLYRHYLRVTVPICLPALLDIVRYLFVSAMTTVSAAIFLYSPDTILAAVAVLNMDDAGNVGGAAAMSTLILFTSAGVSLLLAWASRGLLRRSQAWRQTAPGH; this is translated from the coding sequence ATGAGCGCGAATATCGCGCTGCCGCTGCCACGCAAGCAGATGCGGCAGGTCTCTCGTGCCGAAATCGGCGACCGGATTTTCGTGGTCGGCGGCAAGGTCCTGTTGCTGGTGCTGCTCGGCGTCGCCGTGCTGATGCCGCTGCTCGCGATCTTCTGGCGTGGCTTCAGTTCCGAAGCCGGACAGGGAGGCGGTTGGGTTGCAGCGAAGGAATTGGTGACCAGTGAGAATTTCCACTGGCTGCTGGGCAACAGCCTGAAGGTTTCCCTCAGCGTCGCGGCCATCGTCGTACCGCTGGCCTACCTGTTTGCCTACGCCCTGCAACGCACCTTGATTCCGGGTAAAGGCATCTGGCGCGGCATCTCGCTATTGCCGCTGATGGCACCGTCGATGCTGCCCGGGATCGCGCTGGTCTATCTGTTCGGCAACCAGGGCATGCTGCGCGGTTTGCTCTCGGACAATATCTACGGCTTCTGGGGCATCGTTCTGGGTGAGGTCATCTACACCTTCCCACATGCCTTGATGATTCTGCTGTCGGCCCTGTCCCTGGCGGATGCGCGCCTGTTCGATGCTGCTTCGAGCATGGGCGCCAGTCCGGCAAAAGCTTTCCGCAGCATCACCTGGCCGGCCACTCGTCAGGCGGTGTTCGCCGCGTTCTGTCTCGTCTTCACTTTGACCATCACCGACTTCGGCGTGCCCGTGGTGGTGGGCGGTGACTACCAGGTACTGGCGCTGGAAGCCTACAAGGCCGTGGTCGGCCAGCAACAGTTCGGTCGTGGCGCTCTGATCGGCATGGTGTTGCTGCTGCCGGCGCTGTTCAGCTTCGGCGTCGATGCCTGGCTGCGTCGACGCCATGGCGACTCCATGAGCGGCCGGGCGCAGGTCTTCAAACCGGCGCCGTCGAAGCTGCGCGACGGTTGCTACCTGGCCATCGTGCTGCTGATCTGCGCCGCGCTGATGCTGGTGTTCGGCATGGCGGTGTTCTCCTCGCTGGTGAAGTTCTGGCCGTACAACCTGTCGCTGTCGCTCAACCACTACCAATTTAATGACACCGCCGGCGGTGGCTGGCTGGCCTACGGCAACAGCGTGAAGATGGCGTTGTACACGGCGCTGATCGGCAGTGCGCTGATCTTCACCGGTGCCTACCTGATGGAAAAAACCAGGGGCCAGCGCGGCCTGAATCTGACCCTGCGCATGCTCAGTTTCGTACCGATGGCTGTGCCGGGTCTGGTGCTTGGCCTGGGTTACGTCTTCTTTTTCAACCTCACCGGCAACCCGCTTCATGTGTTCTACGGGAGCATGACGCTGCTGGTGGTCTGCACCATTGCTCACTATTTGACCACCGCCCAGATGACCGCCACCACGGCACTGCGCCAGCTCGACGCCGAGTTCGAAGCCGCCGCGCTGTCGCTCAAGGCGCCGCTGTACCGGCACTACCTGCGGGTCACCGTGCCGATCTGCCTGCCGGCGCTACTGGACATCGTGCGCTACCTGTTCGTCTCGGCCATGACCACCGTCTCGGCGGCGATCTTCCTCTACAGCCCCGACACCATCCTTGCGGCGGTGGCCGTGCTGAACATGGACGACGCCGGCAACGTCGGCGGCGCGGCAGCGATGTCGACCTTGATTCTGTTCACCTCGGCGGGCGTGTCCCTGCTGCTGGCCTGGGCTTCGCGCGGCTTGCTGCGTCGCTCCCAGGCCTGGCGGCAGACCGCGCCCGGTCATTGA
- a CDS encoding putative 2-aminoethylphosphonate ABC transporter ATP-binding protein codes for MNNSIAPALTNPGAPMKVRGVHKRFGAFTALDNVSLDVAAGELVCLLGPSGCGKTTLLRCIAGLEKQDSGELYLGNRDVSHLAPQARDYGILFQSYALFPNLTVEANIAYGLANASRDEVRQRVAQMLELVGLSGSEKKYPGQLSGGQQQRVALARALAPSPSLLLLDEPMSALDARVREHLCTELRQLQRELGITTLMVTHNQDEAMLMADRIAVMNNGKVEQYATPQEIYNRPATLFVAEFVGQGNWLPFDSSSDSHARVGGMNMRLVDGSAKTTSGRLFCRPEAINVNPLVHEENLFPAKVREITFLGNRCRMSFELDHLPGHALLAELAPEAMPRLGAQQIMVALPPRSLQVFA; via the coding sequence ATGAACAACTCGATCGCTCCTGCCCTGACCAATCCCGGCGCGCCCATGAAAGTGCGCGGCGTGCACAAGCGTTTCGGTGCCTTCACCGCGCTGGATAACGTGTCCCTCGACGTGGCGGCCGGTGAGCTGGTATGCCTGCTCGGCCCATCGGGCTGCGGCAAGACCACCTTGCTGCGCTGCATCGCCGGTCTGGAAAAGCAGGACAGCGGTGAGTTGTACCTGGGCAATCGCGACGTTTCCCACCTGGCGCCTCAAGCCCGGGACTACGGCATTCTGTTTCAGTCCTACGCCCTGTTTCCCAATCTCACCGTCGAAGCCAACATCGCCTACGGCCTGGCCAACGCCAGCCGCGACGAAGTGCGTCAGCGTGTGGCGCAGATGCTCGAACTGGTCGGCCTGAGTGGCAGCGAGAAAAAGTACCCCGGCCAATTGTCCGGCGGTCAGCAGCAACGGGTCGCACTGGCTCGGGCCTTGGCGCCGTCGCCGTCGTTGCTGTTGCTGGACGAACCGATGTCCGCCCTCGATGCCCGCGTGCGCGAGCATCTGTGCACCGAGTTGCGCCAACTGCAACGGGAACTGGGCATCACCACCCTGATGGTCACCCACAATCAGGACGAGGCCATGCTGATGGCCGACCGTATCGCCGTGATGAACAACGGCAAGGTCGAGCAATACGCCACGCCCCAGGAGATCTACAACCGCCCGGCCACGCTATTCGTGGCGGAGTTCGTCGGCCAGGGCAACTGGTTGCCGTTCGACAGCAGTAGCGACAGCCACGCACGGGTCGGCGGGATGAACATGCGCCTGGTCGATGGCAGCGCCAAGACCACTTCGGGCCGTCTGTTCTGCCGTCCGGAAGCGATCAACGTCAATCCGCTGGTGCACGAAGAAAACCTGTTCCCGGCCAAGGTTCGCGAAATCACCTTCCTCGGCAACCGCTGCCGCATGAGCTTCGAACTTGATCATCTGCCAGGCCACGCCTTGCTGGCCGAACTGGCGCCGGAAGCCATGCCGCGTCTTGGCGCGCAACAGATCATGGTCGCCTTGCCACCGCGCAGCCTGCAGGTGTTCGCCTGA
- a CDS encoding LysR family transcriptional regulator, translating to MLSAELKAFYMVARLGSITLAAKKLGLSQPTVTTQIRNLESHYSVELFYRGGRRLSVSEEGARLLPMVKALMQQEADIEFFLRNSGQVHGTLRIAATAPYYILDLVKTFRERLPQVEVSVEIGNSQQVLEALEEYRVDVAASSQLLEDARLIRRVLGSDPLVLAVHRNHPLAAHDHVQLSALAGHTLLMREPGSTTRRMTEELLAGAGVNLGPLLEIGSRESIREAVLRNIGISLIARQEVPHDPQLRVLTIENAPLLPEYLYCLKERKNARLPAAFLGVAQEMSPA from the coding sequence GTGCTGAGTGCCGAGCTGAAGGCGTTTTACATGGTTGCCCGCCTGGGCAGCATTACCCTGGCAGCGAAGAAGCTCGGCCTGAGCCAGCCCACGGTGACGACTCAGATTCGCAATCTGGAAAGCCATTACTCAGTGGAGCTGTTCTACCGTGGCGGTCGCCGCCTGAGTGTCAGCGAAGAGGGCGCGCGGCTGCTGCCGATGGTCAAGGCGCTGATGCAACAGGAAGCCGACATCGAGTTCTTCCTGCGCAACAGCGGACAGGTCCACGGCACATTGCGCATCGCCGCCACGGCGCCTTATTACATCCTCGACCTGGTGAAAACCTTTCGCGAGCGCCTGCCCCAGGTGGAAGTGTCGGTGGAGATCGGCAACTCCCAGCAGGTGCTCGAAGCGCTGGAGGAATACCGGGTCGATGTCGCGGCGTCCTCGCAGTTGCTGGAGGATGCGCGACTGATTCGGCGGGTGCTCGGCAGCGACCCGCTGGTGTTGGCGGTGCATCGCAATCACCCGCTGGCCGCTCACGACCATGTGCAACTCAGCGCGCTGGCCGGGCATACCTTGTTGATGCGCGAGCCGGGCTCGACCACCCGGCGCATGACCGAAGAGTTGCTCGCCGGCGCCGGGGTGAATCTGGGGCCGTTGCTGGAGATCGGCAGTCGTGAGTCGATCCGCGAGGCGGTGCTGCGCAACATCGGCATCAGCCTCATCGCCCGCCAGGAAGTGCCCCATGATCCGCAGTTGCGAGTGCTGACCATCGAGAATGCACCGTTGTTGCCGGAGTACCTGTACTGCCTCAAGGAACGCAAAAACGCGCGGTTGCCGGCGGCTTTTCTCGGGGTGGCGCAGGAAATGTCGCCGGCCTGA
- a CDS encoding heavy metal translocating P-type ATPase — protein sequence MSDSLHTHKPGDGHDHIHKLKPVHKHSHGGDSCCSSKAASPALVRLSETPSADARRSQFRIEAMDCPTEQTLISNKLGKLTGVQQLEFNLINRVLGVTHNLSSTKPITDAIQSLGMQAEPLEEGVEPTVPAPEKKHWWPLALSGVGALLAEVIHFTGAAPNWVVAVIALVSILSGGLGTYKKGWIALKNFNLNINALMSIAVTGAILIGQWPEAAMVMFLFTVAELIEVRSLDRARNAISGLMQMTPEQATVLQADGNWVEQEVKSVDLGARVRVRPGERIALDGEVFSGSSTIDQAPITGESLPVEKTVGDKVFAGTINQAGSLEYRVTAAANQSTLARIIHAVEQAQGARAPTQRFVDQFSTIYTPAVFVLALAVALIPPLFMGAAWFDWIYRALVLLVVACPCALVISTPVTIVSGLAAAARKGILVKGGVYLEGGFKLDYLALDKTGTITHGKPVQTDYLSLDPTADATAPALAAALAGRSDHPVSLAIANAAVDKQLTPLAVDNFEALGGRGVRGDINGQTYHLGNHRLVEELGLCSPALEEKLFALEKQGKSVVLLLDQSGPLALFAVADTVKQSSREAIGQLHELGVKTLMLTGDNVHTAQAIAAQVGIDQARGDLLPTDKLQAIEDLYAQGHRVGMVGDGINDAPALARSEIGFAMAAAGTDTAIETADVALMDDDLRKIPMFIRLSRDTSSILKQNIALALVIKAIFLGVTFAGLATMWMAVFADMGVSLLVVFNGLRLLRK from the coding sequence ATGAGCGATTCCCTGCACACTCACAAACCCGGCGACGGACACGACCACATTCACAAGCTCAAGCCTGTGCACAAACATTCCCACGGCGGTGATTCCTGCTGTTCCTCGAAGGCTGCATCCCCTGCGCTGGTCCGGTTGAGCGAAACGCCAAGTGCCGATGCGCGGCGCAGCCAATTCCGCATCGAAGCCATGGACTGCCCGACCGAACAAACGCTGATTTCGAACAAGCTAGGAAAACTGACCGGCGTACAGCAGCTGGAGTTCAATTTGATCAACCGGGTGCTGGGCGTGACCCATAACCTGTCCAGTACCAAGCCCATCACGGACGCCATCCAGTCCCTCGGCATGCAGGCCGAGCCGCTGGAAGAGGGTGTCGAACCAACGGTGCCGGCCCCTGAAAAGAAACACTGGTGGCCACTCGCGCTCTCCGGCGTCGGTGCGCTGCTGGCCGAAGTGATCCACTTCACCGGTGCCGCGCCGAACTGGGTGGTGGCGGTCATCGCCCTGGTCTCGATCCTCAGCGGCGGCCTGGGTACCTACAAAAAGGGCTGGATCGCCCTGAAGAACTTCAATCTGAACATCAACGCACTGATGAGCATCGCGGTGACGGGCGCGATCCTGATTGGCCAGTGGCCGGAAGCGGCCATGGTGATGTTCCTGTTCACCGTGGCCGAGTTGATCGAGGTGCGCTCGCTGGACCGCGCGCGCAACGCGATCAGCGGCCTGATGCAGATGACTCCGGAACAGGCCACGGTGTTGCAGGCTGATGGCAATTGGGTCGAACAGGAAGTGAAAAGCGTCGATCTGGGCGCCCGAGTGCGGGTGCGGCCCGGTGAGCGCATTGCACTGGACGGCGAAGTATTCAGCGGCAGTTCCACCATCGATCAGGCGCCGATTACCGGGGAAAGCCTGCCGGTGGAGAAAACCGTCGGCGACAAGGTGTTCGCCGGCACCATCAATCAGGCCGGTTCGCTGGAATACCGGGTCACCGCCGCGGCCAACCAGTCGACGCTGGCGCGGATCATCCATGCCGTGGAGCAGGCCCAGGGCGCGCGGGCACCGACCCAGCGTTTCGTCGATCAATTCTCGACAATCTACACCCCGGCGGTCTTCGTGCTGGCCTTGGCCGTGGCGCTCATTCCGCCGCTGTTCATGGGCGCGGCCTGGTTCGACTGGATCTACCGCGCACTGGTGCTGCTGGTGGTGGCCTGCCCGTGCGCACTGGTAATTTCGACCCCGGTGACCATCGTCAGCGGCCTCGCGGCGGCGGCGCGCAAGGGCATTCTGGTCAAGGGCGGCGTGTATCTGGAGGGCGGTTTCAAGCTCGACTATCTGGCGCTGGACAAGACCGGGACCATCACCCACGGCAAACCGGTGCAGACCGACTACCTGTCCCTCGACCCGACTGCCGACGCCACGGCTCCGGCCTTGGCGGCGGCGCTGGCGGGGCGTTCCGACCACCCGGTCTCGCTGGCCATCGCCAATGCCGCTGTGGATAAGCAGCTCACCCCGCTGGCTGTGGATAACTTCGAAGCCCTGGGCGGTCGTGGCGTACGCGGCGATATCAACGGCCAGACCTATCACTTGGGCAACCATCGTCTGGTCGAAGAGCTGGGGCTGTGCTCGCCGGCTCTGGAAGAGAAGCTGTTCGCTCTGGAGAAGCAGGGCAAGTCCGTGGTGCTGCTGCTCGACCAATCAGGCCCCTTGGCGCTGTTCGCCGTGGCGGACACGGTCAAGCAATCCAGCCGCGAAGCCATCGGCCAATTGCACGAACTGGGGGTGAAAACCCTGATGCTGACCGGCGACAACGTCCATACCGCCCAGGCGATTGCGGCGCAGGTCGGTATCGATCAGGCCCGGGGTGATTTGCTGCCGACCGACAAACTGCAAGCCATCGAGGATCTGTACGCGCAGGGCCACCGCGTCGGCATGGTCGGTGATGGCATCAATGATGCGCCGGCGCTGGCCCGGTCCGAGATCGGTTTCGCCATGGCCGCCGCCGGTACCGATACCGCCATCGAGACCGCCGATGTCGCCCTGATGGACGACGATCTGCGCAAGATCCCGATGTTCATTCGCCTGTCGCGGGATACCTCGAGCATCCTCAAGCAGAACATCGCGCTGGCGCTGGTCATCAAAGCGATCTTTCTTGGGGTAACCTTCGCCGGGCTCGCTACCATGTGGATGGCAGTGTTTGCCGACATGGGCGTGAGCCTGTTGGTGGTGTTCAACGGTTTGCGCCTGTTGCGCAAATAG
- the cadR gene encoding Cd(II)/Pb(II)-responsive transcriptional regulator: protein MKIGELAKLTDCAVETIRYYERESLLPEPARSDGNYRVYTQAHAERLTFIRNCRTLDMTLEEIRSLLAFRDSPQDQCESVNALIDEHIHHVKARIDGLLALQTQLHDLRQRCSEGPDIDQCGILQRLEVSGGVVATEVEHSHVGRSHGH from the coding sequence ATGAAGATCGGAGAATTGGCGAAATTGACGGATTGCGCAGTCGAAACGATCCGCTACTACGAACGCGAAAGCCTGCTGCCGGAGCCGGCACGCAGCGATGGCAACTATCGCGTCTACACCCAGGCCCACGCCGAACGCCTGACCTTCATCCGCAACTGCCGCACCCTGGACATGACTCTGGAAGAGATCCGCAGCCTGCTGGCCTTCCGTGACAGCCCGCAGGACCAGTGCGAAAGCGTCAACGCGCTGATCGACGAGCACATTCATCACGTGAAAGCGCGGATCGACGGGTTGCTGGCGCTACAGACGCAACTGCACGACCTGCGCCAACGTTGCAGCGAAGGGCCGGACATCGATCAATGCGGGATTTTGCAGCGCTTGGAAGTGAGTGGCGGGGTGGTGGCGACGGAGGTGGAGCATTCGCATGTGGGTCGAAGCCACGGCCATTGA
- a CDS encoding thymidylate synthase, with the protein MKQYLELVDHVIKNGTKQANRTGVNTISFPGAMLRFDLQEGFPAITTRKLAFKSAIGEMCGFLRGVNNAAEFRALGCKVWDQNANENAQWLANPFRQGDDDLGEIYGVQWRKWPAYKQIPVSNPAAIEQTLKQGYRQIAEGEEDGQAYVVLYKAIDQVRQCVDTIIKDPGSRRILFHGWNCAQLDEMALPPCHLLYQFHPNVETKEISLTLYIRSNDLGLGTPFNLTEGAALLSLIGRLTGYTPRWFTYFIGDAHVYENHLDMLNEQLKREPLAAPKLVISDRVPEFAKTGVYQPEWLELVEPSDFSLEGYEHHAPMTAPMAV; encoded by the coding sequence ATGAAGCAATATCTCGAACTGGTCGACCACGTCATCAAGAACGGCACCAAACAGGCCAACCGTACTGGCGTGAACACCATCAGCTTTCCCGGCGCGATGCTGCGTTTTGACCTGCAGGAAGGTTTCCCGGCGATCACCACCCGCAAGCTGGCCTTCAAATCGGCCATCGGCGAGATGTGCGGCTTTCTGCGTGGCGTGAACAACGCGGCCGAATTCCGCGCGCTGGGCTGCAAGGTCTGGGACCAGAACGCCAACGAAAACGCCCAATGGCTGGCCAACCCGTTCCGTCAGGGCGACGACGACCTCGGCGAAATCTACGGCGTGCAATGGCGCAAATGGCCGGCGTACAAGCAGATCCCGGTCAGCAATCCGGCCGCCATCGAGCAGACTCTGAAACAAGGCTACCGGCAGATCGCCGAAGGCGAGGAAGACGGCCAGGCCTACGTGGTGCTGTACAAGGCCATCGATCAAGTGCGCCAGTGCGTCGACACCATCATCAAGGACCCGGGCAGCCGCCGCATCCTGTTCCACGGCTGGAACTGCGCCCAGCTCGATGAAATGGCCCTGCCACCGTGCCACCTGCTGTACCAGTTCCACCCGAACGTCGAGACCAAGGAAATCTCCCTGACCCTCTACATCCGTTCCAACGACCTGGGCCTGGGTACACCGTTCAACCTGACCGAAGGCGCCGCGCTGTTGAGCCTGATCGGGCGCCTGACCGGCTATACGCCGCGCTGGTTCACCTATTTCATCGGCGATGCACACGTCTACGAAAACCACCTGGACATGCTCAACGAGCAGCTCAAGCGCGAGCCGTTGGCGGCACCGAAACTGGTCATCAGTGATCGTGTGCCGGAGTTTGCCAAGACCGGTGTGTATCAGCCGGAGTGGCTGGAGCTGGTGGAACCGAGCGACTTCTCACTGGAAGGTTACGAACACCACGCGCCAATGACCGCGCCGATGGCGGTCTGA